A part of Solenopsis invicta isolate M01_SB chromosome 2, UNIL_Sinv_3.0, whole genome shotgun sequence genomic DNA contains:
- the LOC105196748 gene encoding uncharacterized protein LOC105196748 isoform X2: protein MGDHHYTNLTDEYDTINPIVYIKTMEYSPETVTIEEKEGDDVLIELYKERKFLYDNSHQDFKNKQKKENAWIEISHIMQLKKLGKYYTPEYCQTRCTSLRDQYTREKRNMKDAYQNGNASKRKTFALRSQLSFLDRFIKRRRTKSTLQSIRDTTVTHEKNSNNESDESECSQNIVKISRKRHSTCQNTSQENMENNEQDLNRHNKEINTSKFKRHRNDESISIEDMDDTTVSNANANSLESTKENSTSNTRTIDQSFANYIRVHLENIPEPEKSTRKKMIIDALTAPLPKTCTFLKRCTCEMLMKQLFHHLAAIHQ from the exons ATGGGAGATCATCATTATACAAATTTAACTGATGAATATGACACAATTAATCCAATCGTATATATTAAAACTATGGAATATTCACCTGAAACTGTTACTATTGAAGAAAAAGAGGGTGATGATGTTCTCATAGAATTATACAAGGAACgaaaatttttatacgataaCAGTcatcaagattttaaaaataaacagaaaaaagaaaatgcttGGATTGAAATTTCTCATATCATGCAACTGAAAAAACTAG GTAAGTACTATACACCTGAATATTGTCAAACAAGATGCACTTCTCTGAGAGATCAGTATACtcgtgaaaaaagaaatatgaaggATGCTTACCAAAATGGAAATGCTTCAAAACGTAAAACATTTGCATTGCGTAGTCAACTATCTTTCCTTGATCgttttattaaaagaagaag AACAAAGAGCACACTTCAATCCATAAGAGATACAACAGTAACACATGAAAAGAATAGTAATAATGAATCTGATGAATCGGAGTGttcacaaaatattgttaaaatatctcGGAAAAGACATAGTACATGTCAAAATACATCTCAagaaaatatggaaaataatgAACAAGATCTTAATAGACATAACAAGGAAATAAACACTTCAAAGTTTAAAAGACATAGAAATGATGAATCAATAAGTATTGAAGATATGGATGATACAACTGTCAGTAATGCAAATGCGAATTCTCTCGAAAGCACGAAAGAAAATTCTACAAGTAACACAAGAACAATTGATCAATCATTTGCTAATTATATTCGCgtacatttagaaaatattccAGAACCTGAAAAATCAACAAGAAAGAAAATGATAATTGACGCCCTTACTGCACCACTACCCAAAac ATGTACCTTTTTAAAACGTtgcacatgtgaaatgctgatGAAACAATTATTTCACCATTTGGCCGCCATACATCAataa
- the LOC105196748 gene encoding uncharacterized protein LOC105196748 isoform X1: MGDHHYTNLTDEYDTINPIVYIKTMEYSPETVTIEEKEGDDVLIELYKERKFLYDNSHQDFKNKQKKENAWIEISHIMQLKKLGKYYTPEYCQTRCTSLRDQYTREKRNMKDAYQNGNASKRKTFALRSQLSFLDRFIKRRRTFSYFQRTKSTLQSIRDTTVTHEKNSNNESDESECSQNIVKISRKRHSTCQNTSQENMENNEQDLNRHNKEINTSKFKRHRNDESISIEDMDDTTVSNANANSLESTKENSTSNTRTIDQSFANYIRVHLENIPEPEKSTRKKMIIDALTAPLPKTCTFLKRCTCEMLMKQLFHHLAAIHQ; encoded by the exons ATGGGAGATCATCATTATACAAATTTAACTGATGAATATGACACAATTAATCCAATCGTATATATTAAAACTATGGAATATTCACCTGAAACTGTTACTATTGAAGAAAAAGAGGGTGATGATGTTCTCATAGAATTATACAAGGAACgaaaatttttatacgataaCAGTcatcaagattttaaaaataaacagaaaaaagaaaatgcttGGATTGAAATTTCTCATATCATGCAACTGAAAAAACTAG GTAAGTACTATACACCTGAATATTGTCAAACAAGATGCACTTCTCTGAGAGATCAGTATACtcgtgaaaaaagaaatatgaaggATGCTTACCAAAATGGAAATGCTTCAAAACGTAAAACATTTGCATTGCGTAGTCAACTATCTTTCCTTGATCgttttattaaaagaagaag AACTTTTTCCTATTTTCAAAGAACAAAGAGCACACTTCAATCCATAAGAGATACAACAGTAACACATGAAAAGAATAGTAATAATGAATCTGATGAATCGGAGTGttcacaaaatattgttaaaatatctcGGAAAAGACATAGTACATGTCAAAATACATCTCAagaaaatatggaaaataatgAACAAGATCTTAATAGACATAACAAGGAAATAAACACTTCAAAGTTTAAAAGACATAGAAATGATGAATCAATAAGTATTGAAGATATGGATGATACAACTGTCAGTAATGCAAATGCGAATTCTCTCGAAAGCACGAAAGAAAATTCTACAAGTAACACAAGAACAATTGATCAATCATTTGCTAATTATATTCGCgtacatttagaaaatattccAGAACCTGAAAAATCAACAAGAAAGAAAATGATAATTGACGCCCTTACTGCACCACTACCCAAAac ATGTACCTTTTTAAAACGTtgcacatgtgaaatgctgatGAAACAATTATTTCACCATTTGGCCGCCATACATCAataa